The genome window CGGACGTTCGAGGGCGCGATGTGGCGAACGAAGGCTGAGAGGAAGGGCCTGCCGCGTACTGGCGGCATGTCACAGGACGACATCCTCCAGCGCGATCCCGACGACGGCGTCGAAATCTCCCGTGACCTGGGCGACCTCCGCACCGTCGCCGAGTTCGGCGACCAGCGTGTGCACGTCGAGTGGTACGCGCCCGGCCGAAAGGATGGCAAGTACACGGGGCAAACGGGCAACAGCGGCGTCTACATCCAAGGCCGCTACGAGGTCCAAGTACTCGGAACGCCGGCAGACAAGCCGATCGATGACTACGAACCGTGGGAAGCAGGATCGATCTACGAGGAAAAGACGCCCGACGTCAACGCTTCGACGGGCCCGAACACGTGGCAGGCTTACGACATCTGGTTCCGAGCGGCTCGCTTCGACGACGATGGCAATAAGACCGAAGACGCACGGATGACCGTCTTCTGGAATGGTCAGCTCATCCACAACGATATTGCAGTGAGCGGCCCGACCGGTCACGCAGGCGTCGCCGGCGAACCGGTTCGCCCCGGCGACTCAATGCTCAAGAGCGTGCTCCGACTCCAAGGGCACCACAGCGATGCCGACGGGCTCAATCGCTACCGCAATGTCTGGGTTCAACCGCTGGAGCTCGATAACTACGTCGCCGGTGAGCCCGTCGAACTGCTCGGAGGCGACAGCTTGGAAGGCTGGGCAATTCGTGGCGGTCAGTCTGAATTTGCGATTTCTGACGGCGTCGTCACGGGAACCGCTGTTGCCAATTCGGGCGGAAACACCTTCCTCATGAGTGAAGCCCTCTACGGCGATTTCGAACTCATATACGAAGTCAAGGTGCCACACGGCCAGCTCAACTCGGGCGTGCAGATCCGGAGTCACGTCGATGGCGGATTCGACAAGCGCGAAGGCAAGGTGCGCGGCTACCAGGTCGAGGCCGATCACACCGACCGCGGCTACAGCGGTGGCATCTTCGACGAGGAGCGACGCGGCTGGATCGCACCACTCATCGACAAGCCCTACGCAAGGCGGGCTTGGAAACCAGACGAGTGGAACCAGATCATCGTCCGCTGCCGCGGGCCGATCATCGAGACGTGGGTGAATGGTGTGCCGGCCGCCCGCTTGATGGACGCATGGACGCCGGCGGGGCACATTGGCCTTCAGGTACACGACGTCGGCGCGAATCCGGATCGCCCGAGCGTTCGCTTCCGCAACATCACGATCCGCGAACTACAACCGGCATCATCGACAACTGTGGCGAGCAGTGGGTCGAGCACGCTCGTCGCAGATGAGGAGCGTTCCGATTGAAAATAATCGTGTTGACGGAAAGGTCTTTCTGAGTTAGCTTTACCAGATAAAGTAGTGCCGGCGGATGTTCTACGCCGGCTGGAGAGGAGGACTCCATCTGCGTTGGATGTCGGTCCCCGTTCCCTCCGCCTTTCAGCGGCTGACTACTTTCTCACAGGAGGAAAGATAGTGAAACTAATTCCCTTTGCTGCTGCTGCAGCTGCGTGTGGCGTTGCGAGCGTCGCGACGGCCGTCCCGGTCGAGGTCACCCTTAGTCCTCGTGGGACGGGCATTTTTAACGCGACAGTCGACAACGTGCTGATCAACGGCGCTGCTGCGCCCGGCACCGTGGTCGCTGATCCGGTCGTCTTCACATTCGACGTGCTCGATCTTGACCTTGACGGCGACGGCTCGGCCAACGATGTCGCCAGCGTTACGCTGACGTTCGCCGGCGGTGGTAGCGCTCAGCGTGCCTGGCCGCAGGGCGTCGACACTGGCTTTGGCAACCTGAACAACGTCACCGCCACGATGAGCGTGACGGGCAGCACGACTGACCTTGGCAATCCGATCGTCTTCGACGGCTTCACCGGTGGCGACATCGGTGTCGGCGGCAACGGCGACCTCAACCGCAGTGCTGAGATCAACGGCACGCTCGTGACGGTGTTGAGCCCCAGCACCGGAACGTTCCAGTTCATCGAAGATGGTGTCGACTTCGCTCCCACCCCGTCGGTGACCTTTACCAACTCGGGCGGCGACTTCGGTGCCGTCAGTGCACGCAACGTGAGCTTTCAGCTCAACACGGTGATTCCTGAGCCGACCACGCTCGGCCTTGCGGGTTTTGCCAGCCTCGCGATGCTTCGCCGCCGCCGCTAGTCGCGCGACGCGTCATCGTTTTCGGGTAAACCTGCGGGAAACCTCAGCTTTACCCTTCTGTTTCTCGAACGCTCTGCCAACGACGGCAGAGATCGCATTCTTCCCCGGAGGACTTTGAAATGACAAGAGCTCACATCCTGGCCGTTGCAACGGCCGCAACCATGACTGGCGTTGCCTTTGGTGGCACCGCGACCATCGAAGACCTCAGTTTCCGAGGCACCGGCATCTTCGATCCGGCCGATCCGGGTGGTGCAATGGGCAACGTCACCAACGCGACTGTCGCCGGTGTGCCATTTGGCCCTGCCCGCTTGGCAGCAAATCCCCTCGACTTCGTCCTCGACTTCAACAATCTCGACGTCGACGAAGACGGCACCGCGAACGACACGGTCACGTTCACGCTCCGTGCCTCCACGAGTGAGGGCAACAGTCCGGCCGCCTTCAACCAGGGCGTCGACACGGCCTTCGGTCAGCTGGACAACCTTCTCTTCGAGGTGCTGAACGTTTCTGGCACGGCGACCGACTCGGGCGACAACATCGTCTTCGATGGGTTCACCGGAGCCATTTTCGCTGCCGGTGGCGGTGCTGCCGTCAACATCGATGTCAGCGCAGAAGTCAACGGTGAACTGTCTTCGATCATCAGCCCGGCGACGGGCGCGTTCCAGTTCCAGCAGAACTTCTTGACGTTCTCGGAGCCGACCCCGACTGTTCTGTTCGACAATGGTCTACAGATGAGCACCGGGGGCGGCGCATCTCTCGTCGCTCGCGCCTTCGACCTGCAGTTCAGCACGGAGGTCGACGTCCCGATGCTTCCGGGCGACGCGAACGGCGACGGCACCGTCGACCTGGCCGACTTCGGTATCCTGCGGGCCAACTTCGGCTCCACAATGGGCACGTTCGCCACCGGCGACTTCAACGGCGACATGAATGTCGACCTGGCCGACTTCGGCATTCTGCGTGCCAACTTCGGCACGTCTAGCGGAAGCGATCTGGCGGCACTTGACGCCTGGTACGCCTCGGTTGTTCCGGAGCCGACG of Planctomycetota bacterium contains these proteins:
- a CDS encoding PEP-CTERM sorting domain-containing protein; this translates as MKLIPFAAAAAACGVASVATAVPVEVTLSPRGTGIFNATVDNVLINGAAAPGTVVADPVVFTFDVLDLDLDGDGSANDVASVTLTFAGGGSAQRAWPQGVDTGFGNLNNVTATMSVTGSTTDLGNPIVFDGFTGGDIGVGGNGDLNRSAEINGTLVTVLSPSTGTFQFIEDGVDFAPTPSVTFTNSGGDFGAVSARNVSFQLNTVIPEPTTLGLAGFASLAMLRRRR
- a CDS encoding PEP-CTERM sorting domain-containing protein, with protein sequence MTGVAFGGTATIEDLSFRGTGIFDPADPGGAMGNVTNATVAGVPFGPARLAANPLDFVLDFNNLDVDEDGTANDTVTFTLRASTSEGNSPAAFNQGVDTAFGQLDNLLFEVLNVSGTATDSGDNIVFDGFTGAIFAAGGGAAVNIDVSAEVNGELSSIISPATGAFQFQQNFLTFSEPTPTVLFDNGLQMSTGGGASLVARAFDLQFSTEVDVPMLPGDANGDGTVDLADFGILRANFGSTMGTFATGDFNGDMNVDLADFGILRANFGTSSGSDLAALDAWYASVVPEPTTLGLCGIAGLAMLRRRR